One genomic window of Bacteroidota bacterium includes the following:
- a CDS encoding T9SS type A sorting domain-containing protein: MQFRTMFLLLVGGLFFVVQTAVTANHCQIYGRVLRGNIDGRGLEGMLVLKTPVENLGMDTLYTDSEGAFRFTSLPGYQNYTIQVVFPPEYLSIDALRGYTAQLGDSGQVSISRKLNSTTLIVFVAGGCISAENDFLLARPADTVTYRSFNPTDLIPRTDGKLLKPVKRGKGIPNASNLLWEVVTFGGFAPGSSQSDQAGGMRVGIPYMFETSPDKWKPDPVLSKEYCWARLTKWNFKTEMGKNFADLQTTLEDRTGGHSGAPRGLDSSFVRGVAKKPMFGEKKKLTPAKQNNRFFADLIALKVGIVSSELQQTPYGFADLVYDEDNSLRGLTILQIAARADSAMTLWSQKDWNIPLLDEVISKINNSFRGGFNPGDTLSFVDGDKLVLRGSQPVYSTSFLFPPGKPSKPPAPAVRPKIAVNATPGDFILSQNYPNPFNPTTTIDFELGGSSFVTLRIFNTIGQQVMTLLEHEQMEGGTQEVTVDASRLASGIYFYHLSVEDPATGLLQFQSLKKMVLLK, translated from the coding sequence ATGCAATTCCGTACGATGTTTCTTCTTCTCGTCGGAGGCTTGTTCTTCGTTGTTCAAACCGCGGTCACGGCAAACCACTGCCAGATTTACGGGCGTGTCTTGCGCGGCAATATCGATGGAAGGGGGCTTGAGGGGATGCTGGTCCTGAAAACCCCAGTCGAGAACCTCGGGATGGATACCCTCTATACCGATTCTGAGGGTGCGTTCCGGTTCACTTCGCTGCCGGGATATCAGAACTATACCATCCAGGTCGTTTTTCCGCCCGAGTATTTGTCCATCGACGCGCTGCGCGGCTACACTGCGCAGCTCGGAGACTCGGGTCAGGTCAGCATCTCCCGAAAACTGAACAGCACCACGCTCATCGTCTTCGTCGCCGGGGGATGCATCAGCGCCGAGAACGATTTTCTCCTGGCCAGACCCGCGGATACGGTCACCTACCGGTCGTTCAATCCGACGGATCTGATTCCCAGGACGGATGGAAAGCTGCTCAAGCCTGTCAAGCGCGGGAAAGGAATCCCGAACGCCTCCAACCTCCTCTGGGAGGTCGTCACGTTCGGAGGATTCGCGCCGGGCTCGAGCCAGAGCGACCAGGCGGGGGGGATGCGCGTCGGGATCCCCTACATGTTCGAGACCTCTCCCGATAAATGGAAGCCGGATCCGGTCCTGAGCAAGGAGTATTGCTGGGCCCGCCTCACCAAATGGAATTTCAAGACGGAGATGGGGAAGAACTTTGCCGATCTTCAGACGACTCTCGAGGATCGCACCGGCGGGCATAGCGGCGCCCCGCGCGGACTCGATTCGTCGTTCGTTCGGGGAGTTGCCAAAAAGCCGATGTTCGGAGAGAAGAAGAAGCTTACTCCCGCCAAGCAGAACAACAGATTCTTCGCGGACCTGATCGCTCTGAAGGTGGGGATCGTCTCGAGCGAACTCCAACAGACCCCCTACGGGTTCGCGGACCTGGTGTACGATGAGGATAATTCGCTTCGCGGATTGACAATCCTCCAGATCGCGGCGCGAGCCGATTCTGCGATGACGCTATGGTCCCAAAAAGACTGGAATATCCCGCTGCTCGACGAGGTCATCTCGAAGATCAACAACTCGTTCCGCGGAGGGTTCAACCCGGGTGACACGCTCTCGTTCGTCGATGGGGACAAATTGGTCCTCAGGGGGTCTCAGCCGGTGTACAGCACCTCATTTCTCTTCCCCCCGGGAAAGCCGTCGAAGCCGCCCGCTCCGGCCGTCCGGCCGAAGATCGCGGTGAACGCCACGCCGGGTGATTTCATTCTCAGCCAGAATTATCCCAATCCGTTCAACCCGACCACGACGATCGATTTCGAACTGGGCGGCTCTTCGTTCGTCACCCTCCGCATATTCAACACGATCGGGCAGCAGGTCATGACGCTTCTCGAGCACGAGCAGATGGAGGGCGGAACGCAGGAAGTGACGGTCGACGCATCCCGGCTGGCGTCCGGAATTTACTTCTACCACCTGAGCGTCGAAGACCCGGCGACGGGTCTGCTGCAATTCCAGTCGTTGAAGAAGATGGTGCTCCTCAAGTAA